DNA from Canis lupus familiaris isolate Mischka breed German Shepherd chromosome 9, alternate assembly UU_Cfam_GSD_1.0, whole genome shotgun sequence:
GCGAGACGCGCCCGGGGAAAAAGCTCCGTGCACATGGAGAAATTCCTTGCGCCGGACTCTGCACCGAGGAACGAGCCCCCGGCACCGCCCCGCGGCTGCCCTCCCAGTGCAAAGCACCCAGCTAGCGGGACCCCTCACAGCCCCACCTCGAGCACCCCCCACAACCGGCCCTGCACCCTCCAGCCCGGCTCCAGCGCCGCCGCGAGCTTTCCCCAGGACTGGCCCTGGCGGGGCGCCTAGAGCCCCAGTTGCATTGCTCCAGGAGAAAGGAGGGGGGCGGTGCATTttgcaggaggaggagaaggggggtgggtggtgggggagagagaaaattgcGCGGAGACCTGCCAAgcgccaccgccgccgccaccgccgctgccgccgccgccgccgccgccgccgccgccgccgccgccgccgccgccgccgcctgtgAGCTCCGGCGGGCAGCCGGGCTGTCGGCCTCCCGGGGCATCTGGGTCCGGCGGGGCACGGCCCTGGGCGCTGCCGAAGCCGCCGCCGCGGCGAGTGCAGGCGGCTTCCCCCGGAGCCTGTGCCGCTCCGGCTCCTCGGGGGTGgagaagtggggggtggggttgttgtttggggggaaggagggggagggggcaacGCCGAGAGAGTCAGTGGTTTCCATGGTGATGGAGCTGAAAGTGCAGGAAATTTAAAGGCTTGGACCCTGCGAGACAGACAAACCGGTGCCAACGTGCGcggacgccgccgccgccgccgccgctggaGTCCGCCTGGCAGAGCCGGCCGCGGAGCCCCGAGCAGGCGGAGGGACGCGCCCCGGACCCGCTGCGCCAGCCGCGCTGCCCCGGGCGGCGGGACGACCGCGGCgagcggaggaggaggaggaggggagggcggctcggccccgcgccccgcgcccgcgcccgcgccccgcgccccgcgccccgcgccccgcgccgccgcccgggAGCAGCGAGGAgccggcgccccccgcgcccgccggcGCCCTGGAGTCCCCGCGGacgccccgccgcggccgccggccCCAGTAGACCCGGCGGAGCAGCCGCGGCCGACCCGTGcgccgcctcccgcccgccccggTGGGAGCCGGCGCCGCGCGAAGGGCTCTCCCGGCGCCTCATGCTGCCGGCCCTGCGCCCGCCCAGCCGCGGGTGAGCCGCCTCCGGAGGGCCGGGGAGTGCTCTCCTCGGGGGACGCGGACGCGGCGGCAGCCCCGGGCGCGCCGGAGGCATGGAGCGCTGCCCCAGCCTGGGGGTCACCCTCTACGCCCTGGTGGTGGTCCTGGGGCTGCGGGCGGCACCGGCCGGCGGCCAGCACTACCTCCACATCCGCCCGGCCCCCAGCGACAACCTGCCCCTGGTGGACCTCATCGAGCACCCGGACCCTATCTTTGACCCCAAGGAGAAGGATCTGAACGAGACGCTGCTGCGCTCGCTGCTCGGGGGCCACTACGACCCGGGCTTCATGGCCACCTCGCCCCCCGAGGAgcggcccggcgggggcgggggcgcgggcgcgggcgcgggcgcggccgGGGGCGCCGAGGACCTGGCCGAGCTGGACCAGCTGCTGCGGCAGCGGCCGTCGGGGGCCATGCCGAGCGAGATCAAAGGGCTGGAGTTCTCCGAGGGCTTGGCCCCGGGCAAGAAGCAGCGCCTGAGCAAGAAGCTGCGGAGGAAGTTACAGATGTGGCTGTGGTCGCAGACCTTCTGCCCGGTGTTGTACGCGTGGAACGACCTGGGCAGCCGCTTCTGGCCGCGCTACGTGAAGGTGGGCAGCTGCTTCAGCAAGCGCTCGTGCTCGGTGCCCGAGGGCATGGTGTGCAAGCCGTCCAAGTCCGTGCACCTCACGGTGCTGCGGTGGCGCTGTCAGCGGCGCGGGGGCCAGCGCTGCGGCTGGATTCCCATCCAGTACCCCATCATTTCCGAGTGCAAGTGCTCGTGCTAGAACTCGgggccccctccccgcacccGGACAATGGATGGAACCCCAccgacgcccccccccccccaccgcccgcctCCGCACCGTCTCCAACCAGTTCCACCACCCTCTCgcgaggcggggaggggggggattcaatgaactttttttttttttttttttttttctggctacaGAGACCTAGCTTTCTGGTTCATGTAATGCACTGTTTAACTGTGTAggaatgtatatgtgtgtgtatatacggTCCcagttttaatttacttattaaaagGTCAGTATTATACGTTAAAAGTTACCGGcttctactgtatttttaaaaaaaaaataagcaaaaggaaaaaaaaaaagaacagagcaaaGAGAGACTTATTCTGGTTGTCGCTAATAATGTTAACCTGCTATTTATATTCCAGTGCCCTTCGCATGGCGAAGCAGGggggaaaagttattttttcttaaagtacaaAAAGAGAGGGGAGAACTTTTGTAGaaggacttttaaaaagctattttccaTTCTTCGGAAAGTGTTTTGGTTTTCCTTGGACCTCGAAGAAGCTATAGAGTTCAATGTTATTTTACAGTTATtgtaaatatagagaacaaatggaatGACTAATCATTGTAAATTAAGAGTATCtgctatttattctttataatatccCGTGTAGTAAATGAGAAAGAAGTGCAGAGCAGGATTAAAGAAAACCACTAAAATCGACTGCGCTCTCGACACTGCGATTCTCTGTGTTGGTGATTGATGGGGGgtgtgggggctggagggggtgggtAGGGGTGCCGCTGTGCTTACTACGCCTGTTGGGAGAAGGGGCTCATCCCCTCTTGGGGTGTGATGGAGATGACCGCTCAGTTTTTCCttctgggggtgggtgggagggggggggagagggttATTCT
Protein-coding regions in this window:
- the NOG gene encoding noggin codes for the protein MERCPSLGVTLYALVVVLGLRAAPAGGQHYLHIRPAPSDNLPLVDLIEHPDPIFDPKEKDLNETLLRSLLGGHYDPGFMATSPPEERPGGGGGAGAGAGAAGGAEDLAELDQLLRQRPSGAMPSEIKGLEFSEGLAPGKKQRLSKKLRRKLQMWLWSQTFCPVLYAWNDLGSRFWPRYVKVGSCFSKRSCSVPEGMVCKPSKSVHLTVLRWRCQRRGGQRCGWIPIQYPIISECKCSC